One segment of Pirellulales bacterium DNA contains the following:
- a CDS encoding cytochrome c oxidase subunit II — translation MGKFWSVLFLMVPVLGIGLFFWAPSAGYWLPRDISQHGYQIDHLFNFILVLTGVVFFATEFALFWFMWRYDSKVNRDPVKYTHGSHNLEVIWTILPAATLLFIAIYQMNAWADVKMRVPKDMPPTLEVTARQFEWRLRYPGPDGTIGTPDDIYHVNDMHIPLDEEVLVDLKSMDVLHDLFLPHLRIKQDAVPGMSIPVWFRAKDVGTFDLVCAELCGWGHYKMKGRVTIETRAAYDKWLEQMAAEQSATQEPEKPEE, via the coding sequence GTGGGAAAGTTTTGGAGCGTCCTGTTTTTGATGGTGCCCGTGCTGGGGATCGGCCTGTTCTTTTGGGCCCCTTCGGCCGGCTACTGGCTGCCGCGCGACATCTCGCAGCACGGCTACCAAATCGACCACCTGTTCAATTTCATTCTGGTGCTGACGGGCGTGGTGTTTTTCGCCACCGAGTTCGCCCTGTTCTGGTTCATGTGGAGGTATGACTCGAAGGTCAACCGCGACCCCGTGAAGTACACCCACGGCAGCCACAACCTGGAAGTCATCTGGACGATTTTGCCGGCGGCCACGCTGCTGTTTATCGCCATCTACCAGATGAACGCCTGGGCCGACGTGAAGATGCGCGTGCCCAAAGACATGCCGCCCACGCTGGAAGTGACCGCGCGGCAGTTCGAGTGGCGGCTGCGTTATCCGGGTCCCGATGGCACGATCGGCACGCCGGACGACATTTATCACGTCAACGACATGCACATTCCGCTCGACGAAGAGGTGCTCGTGGACCTGAAGAGCATGGACGTGCTGCACGACCTTTTTCTGCCGCACTTGCGGATCAAGCAAGACGCGGTGCCGGGCATGTCGATACCGGTCTGGTTCCGGGCCAAAGACGTCGGCACGTTCGACCTGGTGTGCGCCGAGTTGTGCGGCTGGGGGCATTACAAGATGAAGGGCCGCGTCACCATCGAGACGCGGGCCGCCTACGACAAGTGGCTCGAACAGATGGCGGCCGAACAGTCCGCCACCCAAGAGCCGGAGAAACCCGAAGAATAG
- a CDS encoding cytochrome c: MAVLMVAVAIVASGCSPHNSSPEFRLNMQDILVKMQLKADDFRLTGDEKDDEERQEKEQKKKKLEFLSTALYAAFGTPDQPYLFKEVEWNPDEKKGLDLRKIKLASGRYGGSADGKQRGLFRQHCAHCHGITGDGAGPTAAFLNPFPRDYRQGVFKFKSTGRNSKPTTDDLKRILHEGIPGTAMPSFLLLPDDEIEALVEYVKYLSVRGQTELNMAIDLFNNDEDIEPKKEAIFEGYMQPAIDEWAAEEQIVNPPARSGSQTPQDLRESIAKGRDVFFRKDAQCTKCHGPTGLGDGNDGGPEKDQLFDDWNKDKKPGELAYWLLPTKQPLRPRNLRMGIYRGGRRPLDLFRRIHQGIPGTPMPAGGRDDSNPTAPLKPEEIWNLVDYVRSLPFDEGSEPAQFESGHATAMVEHEVDGR, from the coding sequence TTGGCAGTTTTGATGGTCGCCGTGGCGATTGTCGCTTCCGGCTGCTCCCCGCATAACTCCTCGCCCGAGTTCCGGCTGAATATGCAGGACATCCTGGTGAAGATGCAGCTTAAGGCCGACGATTTCCGCCTGACAGGCGATGAAAAGGACGACGAAGAACGCCAGGAGAAAGAGCAGAAAAAGAAGAAGCTGGAGTTCCTCTCGACCGCCCTCTATGCGGCGTTCGGCACGCCCGACCAGCCATATCTATTCAAAGAAGTGGAGTGGAACCCGGACGAGAAAAAGGGGCTCGATCTGCGCAAGATCAAGCTGGCCTCCGGCCGCTACGGGGGCAGCGCCGATGGCAAGCAGCGCGGCCTGTTTCGCCAGCACTGCGCCCATTGCCACGGCATCACGGGCGACGGCGCCGGGCCGACGGCCGCCTTCTTGAACCCCTTCCCGCGCGACTATCGCCAGGGCGTGTTCAAGTTCAAGAGCACGGGCCGCAACTCCAAGCCGACCACCGACGACCTAAAACGCATTTTGCACGAGGGAATTCCCGGCACGGCCATGCCCTCGTTCTTGCTCTTGCCCGACGACGAGATCGAGGCGCTCGTCGAGTACGTCAAGTATCTCAGCGTCCGCGGCCAGACGGAGCTCAACATGGCCATCGACCTGTTCAACAACGACGAGGACATCGAGCCGAAAAAAGAGGCCATTTTCGAAGGCTATATGCAGCCCGCGATCGACGAATGGGCGGCGGAAGAACAAATCGTCAATCCGCCTGCCCGCAGCGGGTCGCAAACTCCGCAGGACTTGCGCGAGTCGATCGCCAAGGGCCGCGACGTTTTCTTCCGCAAAGACGCCCAGTGTACCAAGTGTCACGGGCCGACCGGGCTGGGTGACGGCAACGACGGCGGGCCGGAAAAGGACCAACTCTTCGACGATTGGAACAAAGACAAGAAGCCGGGCGAACTGGCCTATTGGCTGCTGCCGACAAAGCAACCGTTGCGGCCCCGCAACTTGCGGATGGGCATTTATCGCGGCGGCCGGCGGCCATTGGATCTTTTTCGGCGAATTCACCAGGGCATTCCCGGCACGCCGATGCCGGCGGGCGGCCGCGACGACAGCAACCCGACCGCGCCGTTGAAGCCGGAGGAGATTTGGAACCTGGTCGACTACGTGCGGTCGCTGCCTTTCGACGAGGGGAGCGAGCCGGCGCAGTTCGAGAGCGGCCACGCGACGGCGATGGTCGAGCACGAGGTAGACGGTAGATAG